In the Pungitius pungitius chromosome 5, fPunPun2.1, whole genome shotgun sequence genome, one interval contains:
- the mier3b gene encoding mesoderm induction early response protein 3 isoform X2: MLVHEYDDERTLEEEESQEGGRNFTSEIADLEKEGNMPLEELFAIYRYEASAGSSIDSSSGDLTDELPDMTLDKEEIAKDLLSGDYEEETQSSADDLTPSVTSHEATDFFPRTLRSNAISDGDKESECDEDGPSPEDSRKEIMVGLQYQAEVPSGLCHYKDEEKVYEDEDELLWSPSKLPESKVRTFLCDVLSRTTNEKTGSDKPWLHVRDDEQALCELVKCNYNIREALERHCSRVKSSKETSPPWSEEECKNFEHALQMYDKNFHLIQKHKVTTRTVAECVAFYYMWKKSERFDIFVQQNRFGKKKYSSYPGVTDLMDRLVDEAEGLAVDSSSSVCSGAGGGGRLETTTEQQLSLLNSITASDLTALSNTVATVCNPAEVGCMDSYSFGSLNHDEPLGYPSNGADPDCLNMLDGGFYHSELGQLGGVCVSKDCERPSKRLKMALPDSFISDVSVANLGVDFEARRTTTHHHRITGAKMAVSVTDFGSLAGSGEPNGFLGAHARHHTQHTAALQSE; this comes from the exons ATGTTAGTTCATGAGTATGATGACGAGAGGACTCTTGAAGAGGAAGAGtctcaggagggagggaggaatttCACCTCCGAGATTGCAGATCTTGAAAAG GAGGGGAATATGCCTTTGGAGGAACTTTTTGCCATCTATCGCTACGAGGCCTCAGCAGGCTCCAGTATAGACAGCTCATCGGGAGACCTGACTGATGAGCTGCCTGACATGACTCTGGACAAG gAGGAAATAGCTAAGGACTTGTTGTCTGGGGACTATGAGGAGGAGACTCAGTCCTCAGCTGATGATTTGACCCCCTCCGTCACTTCCCATGAGGCTACCGACTTCTTCCCACGAACACTTCGAT CAAACGCCATTTCTGATGGCGATAAGGAGTCAGAGTGTGATGAAGATGGCCCGAGCCCGGAAGACTCCAGAAAG GAAATCATGGTGGGGTTGCAGTATCAAGCAGAGGTTCCTTCTGGCCTGTGTCACTACAAAGACGAGGAGAAAG TTtatgaggatgaagatgagttATTATGGAGCCCAAGTAAACTTCCCGAAAGCAAGGTTAGGACTTTCCTGTGTGACGTGTTATCACGGACTACAAATGAAAAGACCGGATCTGACAAACCATGGCTGCACGTCCGAGATGATGAGCAG GCTTTATGTGAGCTTGTCAAGTGCAACTACAACATCCGCGAAGCACTAGAAAGGCACTGCAGCCGAGTCAAGTCTTCAAAAG AAACGTCACCGCCGTGGTCCGAAGAGGAATGCAAGAACTTTGAGCATGCACTACAGATGTATGACAAGAATTTTCACCTCATACAGAAACATAAA GTCACAACACGAACAGTAGCTGAATGTGTGGCCTTTTACTACATGTGGAAGAAGTCTGAGCGCTTTGACATCTTTGTGCAGCAGAATCGATTTGGGAAGAAAAAGTACAGCAGCTATCCCGGTGTAAC CGACCTGATGGACAGGCTGGTGGATGAAGCCGAGGGACTGGCGGTGGATAGTTCCTCCTCCGTGTGTTCAGGAGCCGGCGGAGGAGGCCGACTGGAGACCACCACGGAGCAGCAGCTCAGCCTGCTCAACTCCATCACTGCCAGCGACCTCACAG CTTTGAGCAACACTGTAGCCACAGTGTGCAACCCCGCAGAGGTGGGCTGCATGGACTCCTACAGCTTCGGGTCCCTGAACCACGACGAACCCCTCGGCTACCCGTCCAATGGCGCAGACCCCGACTGCCTCAACATGCTCGACGGCGGCTTCTACCACTCTGAGCTCGGCCAGCTCGGGGGAGTGTGCGTCAGCAAGGACTGTGAGCGGCCCTCCAAGAGACTCAAGATGGCCCTGCCTGACTCCTTCATCAGCGACGTGTCCGTGGCTAACCTCGGAGTGGACTTTGAGGCGCGGCGGACGACGACGCATCACCACCGGATCACCGGCGCCAAAATGGCGGTGTCGGTCACGGACTTCGGGAGTTTGGCCGGCAGCGGCGAGCCCAACGGGTTCCTGGGAGCGCACGCACGGCACCACACACAGCACACTGCAGCACTTCAGTCCGAGTGA
- the elac1 gene encoding zinc phosphodiesterase ELAC protein 1 — MTMDVTFLGTGSAYPSPHRGASALVLRAEGDCWLFDCGEGTQTQLMKSPLRAGRITKVFISHLHGDHLFGLPGLLCTVSLNTNPEQQHLSCVDIYGPRGLRHFLRVTLGLTGSQLLFPYAVHELEPTTDQSPVEGQLRAEVTAECGPLHPQEQPGRTIFLDVSSDSYLLFEDNKFLVKAFRLFHRVPSFGFCVQEHDRPGRLRTELLKELGLKPGPLYGRLKAGQPVTLESGRVLLSTEVLEEAVPGRKVCIFGDCSAVVGEGPLRLCSGADVLVHEATLGDEQREKAVDHGHSTPAMAAAVARACRARRLVLCHFSQRYKPCSLQKEGDGDDVSELKRQAEEALQDSGVEVTLAEDFLTVPVPLRRP, encoded by the exons ATGACTATGGACGTGACCTTCCTCGGGACCGGCTCGGCCTACCCGTCCCCTCACCGCGGGGCGTCGGCTCTGGTGCTGCGGGCCGAAGGGGACTGCTGGCTGTTCGACTGCGGGGAAGGAACCCAGACGCAGCTGATGAAGAGCCCGCTCAGGGCCG gtcGGATCACCAAGGTTTTCATCTCCCACCTGCATGGAGATCACCTGTTTGGTCTGCCTGGTCTCCTTTGCACTGTGAGCCTCAACACCAACCCGGAGCAGCAGCACCTGAGCTGCGTGGACATCTACGGGCCCCGGGGCCTCCGCCACTTCCTACGGGTGACACTCGGCCTCACGGGGTCGCAGCTGCTCTTCCCTTATGCAG TGCATGAGTTAGAGCCCACAACTGACCAGAGTCCAGTGGAGGGACAACTCCGCGCCGAG GTGACAGCGGAGTGCGGCCCTCTGCATCCACAGGAGCAGCCGGGCAGGACGATCTTCCTGGATGTTTCCAGCGACAGTTACCTGCTCTTTGAAGACAACAAGTTCTTGGTCAAGGCCTTCAGGTTGTTTCACCGCGTCCCTTCCTTTGGTTTCTGTGTTCAGGAGCACGATCGACCCGGCAGGCTGAGGACCGAGCTCTTGAAGGAGCTAG GCCTGAAACCCGGGCCGCTGTACGGGCGGCTGAAAGCCGGCCAGCCTGTGACTCTGGAGAGCGGGCGCGTCCTTCTGTCCACTGAGGTGCTGGAAGAAGCTGTTCCCGGTCGAAAGGTCTGCATCTTCGGGGACTGCAGCGCGGTGGTCGGGGAAGGCCCCCTGAGGCTGTGCAGCGGAGCGGATGTTCTGGTTCACGAGGCCACGCTCGGGGATGAGCAGCGAGAGAAAGCGGTGGACCACGGGCACAGCACCCCTGcgatggcggcggcggtggcgcgGGCCTGCCGCGCGCGGCGGTTGGTGCTGTGCCACTTCAGCCAGAGGTACAAACCCTGCTCCCTGCAGAAGGAAGGGGACGGGGACGACGTGTCGGAGCTCAAGAGGCAGGCGGAAGAAGCTCTGCAGGACAGTGGCGTCGAAGTGACTTTGGCTGAGGACTTTCTCACTGTGCCTGTTCCTCTCAGAAGACCGTAG
- the me2 gene encoding NAD-dependent malic enzyme, mitochondrial isoform X1: MLSRFKTTMSLRPCVSLYRWAHTKEKGKPLMLNPRTNKGMAFSLSERQVLGIHGLLPPKVETQDLQAMRFQNNLKKMTDPLQKYIYLMGIQERNERLFYRVLMEDIEELMPIVYTPTVGLACTHYGHIFRRPKGLFISILDKGHIRSILDNWPETNVAAVVVTDGERILGLGDLGVYGMGIPVGKLCLYTACAGIRPEKCLPVAIDVGTNNETLLKDPLYMGLYQERDRSQAYDDLIDEFMEAVVDKYGQDTLIQFEDFGNHNAFRFLRKYREKYCTFNDDIQGTAAVALAGLLAAQRAIGKPITEHRVLFLGAGEAALGIANLIVMAMIEKGMTQAEARKKIWLYDKDGLLVKGRLQETDSNQEAFVHDSPGNVQTFLDAVNTIKPTAIIGVSGAGRLFTNDVIKSMGTLNERPVIFALSNPTNKAECTAEDAYTLTDGRCLFASGSPFGPVTLKDGRVYTPGQGNNAYIFPGVALAVVLSGVRHISDTVFLEAAKTLAEQLTDKELKEGRLYPPLSNIREVSLQMAVKVVEFVYANGMAFRYPEPMDKEAFVRATVWDTEYDSFEPDTYDWPGVNFHPKK; this comes from the exons GGCATGGCCTTCTCTCTATCAGAGCGACAGGTTTTGGGGATACATGGTCTGTTGCCTCCCAAAGTGGAGACTCAGGACCTTCAGGCAATGCGCTTTCAGAATAATCTCAAGAAGATGACTGATCCCTTACAGAA GTACATCTATTTGATGGGCATCCAGGAACGGAATGAGAGGCTTTTCTACAGGGTTTTGATGGAAGACATAGAAGAATTGATGCCGATTGTCTACACTCCCACTGTAGGCCTGGCCTGCACACACTATGGGCACATCTTTAGAAGACCCAA AGGCTTGTTCATCTCTATTCTGGACAAGGGCCACATTCGGTCCATCCTGGACAACTGGCCCGAGACTAATGTTGCA GCAGTAGTAGTAACGGATGGGGAGCGTATTTTGGGATTAGGGGACCTGGGTGTATACGGAATGGGCATCCCTGTTGGGAAACTTTGCCTGTATACTGCCTGTGCTGGGATTAGACCTGAGAAGTGTCTGCCTGTGGCAATCGATGTTGGCACAAACAACGAG ACTCTGCTGAAGGATCCGCTGTACATGGGCCTGTACCAGGAGCGAGATCGCTCTCAGGCTTACGATGATCTGATTGATGAGTTCATGGAGGCTGTGGTGGACAAGTACGGGCAGGACACACTCATCCAATTTGAGGACTTTGGGAACCACAACGCCTTCCGCTTCCTGAGGAAGTACAGGGAGAAGTACTGCACCTTCAATGACGATATCCAAG GCACTGCTGCTGTAGCCCTGGCTGGTCTGTTGGCAGCTCAGAGAGCCATCGGCAAACCAATTACTGAACACCGGGTGCTTTTCCTGGGAGCTGGAGAG GCTGCCCTTGGTATTGCCAATCTGATCGTCATGGCGATGATCGAGAAAGGGATGACCCAAGCTGAAGCCAGAAAAAAGATCTGGCTTTATGATAAAGATGGCTTACTAGTAAAG GGCAGATTGCAGGAAACTGACTCTAACCAGGAGGCATTTGTTCATGATAGTCCAGGGAATGTACAGACCTTCCTAGATGCGGTAAACACCATAAAACCCACAGCTATCATTG GTGTGTCAGGGGCTGGCCGTCTGTTCACCAATGATGTCATAAAGTCCATGGGAACCTTGAATGAGAGGCCAGTTATCTTTGCCCTGAGTAATCCAACCAATAAAGCAGAGTGCACAGCAGAGGACGCCTACACACTCACTGAC ggtAGATGTCTTTTTGCCAGTGGCAGTCCATTTGGCCCAGTGACTCTGAAGGATGGCCGCGTCTACACTCCTGGACAAGGGAACAACGCTTACATCTTCCCTG GTGTGGCCTTGGCCGTGGTCCTGAGTGGAGTGAGACACATCAGTGACACTGTGTTCTTGGAGGCTGCCAAG ACCCTTGCAGAGCAGCTGACCGATAAAGAGCTTAAAGAAGGTAGACTCTACCCTCCTCTCTCTAACATCAGAGAGGTCTCTCTCCAGATGGCTGTCAAG GTGGTGGAGTTTGTCTATGCTAACGGGATGGCATTTCGCTACCCTGAGCCTATGGACAAGGAAGCCTTTGTACGTGCAACTGTGTGGGACACAGAGTACGACTCCTTCGAGCCAGATACCTACGACTGGCCAGGTGTCAACTTCCACCCCAAGAAGTAA
- the me2 gene encoding NAD-dependent malic enzyme, mitochondrial isoform X2, translating to MLNPRTNKGMAFSLSERQVLGIHGLLPPKVETQDLQAMRFQNNLKKMTDPLQKYIYLMGIQERNERLFYRVLMEDIEELMPIVYTPTVGLACTHYGHIFRRPKGLFISILDKGHIRSILDNWPETNVAAVVVTDGERILGLGDLGVYGMGIPVGKLCLYTACAGIRPEKCLPVAIDVGTNNETLLKDPLYMGLYQERDRSQAYDDLIDEFMEAVVDKYGQDTLIQFEDFGNHNAFRFLRKYREKYCTFNDDIQGTAAVALAGLLAAQRAIGKPITEHRVLFLGAGEAALGIANLIVMAMIEKGMTQAEARKKIWLYDKDGLLVKGRLQETDSNQEAFVHDSPGNVQTFLDAVNTIKPTAIIGVSGAGRLFTNDVIKSMGTLNERPVIFALSNPTNKAECTAEDAYTLTDGRCLFASGSPFGPVTLKDGRVYTPGQGNNAYIFPGVALAVVLSGVRHISDTVFLEAAKTLAEQLTDKELKEGRLYPPLSNIREVSLQMAVKVVEFVYANGMAFRYPEPMDKEAFVRATVWDTEYDSFEPDTYDWPGVNFHPKK from the exons GGCATGGCCTTCTCTCTATCAGAGCGACAGGTTTTGGGGATACATGGTCTGTTGCCTCCCAAAGTGGAGACTCAGGACCTTCAGGCAATGCGCTTTCAGAATAATCTCAAGAAGATGACTGATCCCTTACAGAA GTACATCTATTTGATGGGCATCCAGGAACGGAATGAGAGGCTTTTCTACAGGGTTTTGATGGAAGACATAGAAGAATTGATGCCGATTGTCTACACTCCCACTGTAGGCCTGGCCTGCACACACTATGGGCACATCTTTAGAAGACCCAA AGGCTTGTTCATCTCTATTCTGGACAAGGGCCACATTCGGTCCATCCTGGACAACTGGCCCGAGACTAATGTTGCA GCAGTAGTAGTAACGGATGGGGAGCGTATTTTGGGATTAGGGGACCTGGGTGTATACGGAATGGGCATCCCTGTTGGGAAACTTTGCCTGTATACTGCCTGTGCTGGGATTAGACCTGAGAAGTGTCTGCCTGTGGCAATCGATGTTGGCACAAACAACGAG ACTCTGCTGAAGGATCCGCTGTACATGGGCCTGTACCAGGAGCGAGATCGCTCTCAGGCTTACGATGATCTGATTGATGAGTTCATGGAGGCTGTGGTGGACAAGTACGGGCAGGACACACTCATCCAATTTGAGGACTTTGGGAACCACAACGCCTTCCGCTTCCTGAGGAAGTACAGGGAGAAGTACTGCACCTTCAATGACGATATCCAAG GCACTGCTGCTGTAGCCCTGGCTGGTCTGTTGGCAGCTCAGAGAGCCATCGGCAAACCAATTACTGAACACCGGGTGCTTTTCCTGGGAGCTGGAGAG GCTGCCCTTGGTATTGCCAATCTGATCGTCATGGCGATGATCGAGAAAGGGATGACCCAAGCTGAAGCCAGAAAAAAGATCTGGCTTTATGATAAAGATGGCTTACTAGTAAAG GGCAGATTGCAGGAAACTGACTCTAACCAGGAGGCATTTGTTCATGATAGTCCAGGGAATGTACAGACCTTCCTAGATGCGGTAAACACCATAAAACCCACAGCTATCATTG GTGTGTCAGGGGCTGGCCGTCTGTTCACCAATGATGTCATAAAGTCCATGGGAACCTTGAATGAGAGGCCAGTTATCTTTGCCCTGAGTAATCCAACCAATAAAGCAGAGTGCACAGCAGAGGACGCCTACACACTCACTGAC ggtAGATGTCTTTTTGCCAGTGGCAGTCCATTTGGCCCAGTGACTCTGAAGGATGGCCGCGTCTACACTCCTGGACAAGGGAACAACGCTTACATCTTCCCTG GTGTGGCCTTGGCCGTGGTCCTGAGTGGAGTGAGACACATCAGTGACACTGTGTTCTTGGAGGCTGCCAAG ACCCTTGCAGAGCAGCTGACCGATAAAGAGCTTAAAGAAGGTAGACTCTACCCTCCTCTCTCTAACATCAGAGAGGTCTCTCTCCAGATGGCTGTCAAG GTGGTGGAGTTTGTCTATGCTAACGGGATGGCATTTCGCTACCCTGAGCCTATGGACAAGGAAGCCTTTGTACGTGCAACTGTGTGGGACACAGAGTACGACTCCTTCGAGCCAGATACCTACGACTGGCCAGGTGTCAACTTCCACCCCAAGAAGTAA
- the mier3b gene encoding mesoderm induction early response protein 3 isoform X1 codes for MAEASLGSSSPVGSLSSEDHDFDPTAEMLVHEYDDERTLEEEESQEGGRNFTSEIADLEKEGNMPLEELFAIYRYEASAGSSIDSSSGDLTDELPDMTLDKEEIAKDLLSGDYEEETQSSADDLTPSVTSHEATDFFPRTLRSNAISDGDKESECDEDGPSPEDSRKEIMVGLQYQAEVPSGLCHYKDEEKVYEDEDELLWSPSKLPESKVRTFLCDVLSRTTNEKTGSDKPWLHVRDDEQALCELVKCNYNIREALERHCSRVKSSKETSPPWSEEECKNFEHALQMYDKNFHLIQKHKVTTRTVAECVAFYYMWKKSERFDIFVQQNRFGKKKYSSYPGVTDLMDRLVDEAEGLAVDSSSSVCSGAGGGGRLETTTEQQLSLLNSITASDLTALSNTVATVCNPAEVGCMDSYSFGSLNHDEPLGYPSNGADPDCLNMLDGGFYHSELGQLGGVCVSKDCERPSKRLKMALPDSFISDVSVANLGVDFEARRTTTHHHRITGAKMAVSVTDFGSLAGSGEPNGFLGAHARHHTQHTAALQSE; via the exons ATGGCGGAG GCTTCCCTAGGGAGTTCAAGTCCAG TTGGCTCTTTATCGTCGGAGGACCATGACTTTGACCCAACAGCAGAAATGTTAGTTCATGAGTATGATGACGAGAGGACTCTTGAAGAGGAAGAGtctcaggagggagggaggaatttCACCTCCGAGATTGCAGATCTTGAAAAG GAGGGGAATATGCCTTTGGAGGAACTTTTTGCCATCTATCGCTACGAGGCCTCAGCAGGCTCCAGTATAGACAGCTCATCGGGAGACCTGACTGATGAGCTGCCTGACATGACTCTGGACAAG gAGGAAATAGCTAAGGACTTGTTGTCTGGGGACTATGAGGAGGAGACTCAGTCCTCAGCTGATGATTTGACCCCCTCCGTCACTTCCCATGAGGCTACCGACTTCTTCCCACGAACACTTCGAT CAAACGCCATTTCTGATGGCGATAAGGAGTCAGAGTGTGATGAAGATGGCCCGAGCCCGGAAGACTCCAGAAAG GAAATCATGGTGGGGTTGCAGTATCAAGCAGAGGTTCCTTCTGGCCTGTGTCACTACAAAGACGAGGAGAAAG TTtatgaggatgaagatgagttATTATGGAGCCCAAGTAAACTTCCCGAAAGCAAGGTTAGGACTTTCCTGTGTGACGTGTTATCACGGACTACAAATGAAAAGACCGGATCTGACAAACCATGGCTGCACGTCCGAGATGATGAGCAG GCTTTATGTGAGCTTGTCAAGTGCAACTACAACATCCGCGAAGCACTAGAAAGGCACTGCAGCCGAGTCAAGTCTTCAAAAG AAACGTCACCGCCGTGGTCCGAAGAGGAATGCAAGAACTTTGAGCATGCACTACAGATGTATGACAAGAATTTTCACCTCATACAGAAACATAAA GTCACAACACGAACAGTAGCTGAATGTGTGGCCTTTTACTACATGTGGAAGAAGTCTGAGCGCTTTGACATCTTTGTGCAGCAGAATCGATTTGGGAAGAAAAAGTACAGCAGCTATCCCGGTGTAAC CGACCTGATGGACAGGCTGGTGGATGAAGCCGAGGGACTGGCGGTGGATAGTTCCTCCTCCGTGTGTTCAGGAGCCGGCGGAGGAGGCCGACTGGAGACCACCACGGAGCAGCAGCTCAGCCTGCTCAACTCCATCACTGCCAGCGACCTCACAG CTTTGAGCAACACTGTAGCCACAGTGTGCAACCCCGCAGAGGTGGGCTGCATGGACTCCTACAGCTTCGGGTCCCTGAACCACGACGAACCCCTCGGCTACCCGTCCAATGGCGCAGACCCCGACTGCCTCAACATGCTCGACGGCGGCTTCTACCACTCTGAGCTCGGCCAGCTCGGGGGAGTGTGCGTCAGCAAGGACTGTGAGCGGCCCTCCAAGAGACTCAAGATGGCCCTGCCTGACTCCTTCATCAGCGACGTGTCCGTGGCTAACCTCGGAGTGGACTTTGAGGCGCGGCGGACGACGACGCATCACCACCGGATCACCGGCGCCAAAATGGCGGTGTCGGTCACGGACTTCGGGAGTTTGGCCGGCAGCGGCGAGCCCAACGGGTTCCTGGGAGCGCACGCACGGCACCACACACAGCACACTGCAGCACTTCAGTCCGAGTGA